From a single Paenibacillus sp. FSL W8-0426 genomic region:
- a CDS encoding S8 family serine peptidase: MSKRLLSAFLSALLMSTAILPAAGAAPADPAVSLEAPGAAEFKQWKEILEQREERLGAEPYLDQSLEGLGGQTTKVIVELSDKPVAVAQGEATLSGRSFTSSMETNAVARVEQQQQTFVHNLTKNNISHEVVENYEYALNGIALEIKGNQLGQLIRMPGVVSVYPDTEISLAPENEEVNPYMKDSAPFIGAPEVWELGYTGEGVKVGVIDTGIDYEHPNLQDAYKGGWDFVDNDDDPYETTHEEWKGSGQPEFNENGSAYYTSHGTHVAGTIAAREAGDFGVKGVAPEAEIYAYRVLGPYGSGQTSWVLGGIDRSVEDNMDIINLSLGNKSNDPSYVTSVALNNAMLAGVTSVVASGNDGPNRYTLGSPGASAMAITVGNSTGPSQTIAADAHFWIGTEGKGELPEEQPVPDAEQTPELGLVPEVNDEDVSAQGMPENGAISDDSSLSAPKEEPAVSEEAAEHTEPEQGADADGESGLDERVANEERPVSVPSAPAEEDSNSTPAVEAGLPALDAAAADSSSVTESVYHLDLMGWNLAEDPEAVLNGKYELVYTGLGKPTDFEGKEINGKIALIQRGELAFVEKIANAKAAGAVAVIVFNNIPGPIGVSLGDDFEFIPALSMSKEDGEAIKAQLDAGLKVEVSFSDFVKDMAPGDEVYSSSSRGPAKVTLDIKPDVVAPGTSILSTIPAYGKDEPGADYTQAYGRKTGTSMATPHVAGLTALLIEKHPDWTPFDIKAALMNNTKVLDTASYDVFDQGAGRVQAVEAFDPEAFVKVMDVTKYTVSGEEIEKENITGSINFGNFLSTDEKTVSKTIKVQALKGEGGDYAVSVNPTRTVNGVSVSVDKASFTLNGEEEVQVTITVPKGVTTVGEAQGYLQFSHGTKTYSVPYVAHFNLTQSGVKYIETKYGNETNPFHYPLKADGTLDTLNVAMEFHNPMNFALIEIFNGLDPEGGPYQDGYIGYIFGNYYNFNANTRYNLAWTGNYLDYATEAAMDIPDGLYTVDITSIGTDGKTYVEDTPPFLVKKTAPVVTAPEKLEFEHDETVVVDGSVKDLYFQVAPALQSGWNIEFDPAGSLDAAYVVKKEDGSVYAEGKLDVQNDGTFSLPLEGIEAGEYVVEFSVKDQQGLAGTARTALSLKFTEPEPETPATRAPGTPVLSHNNGHANGLLGGSYTVSMNMWWGENATSYKLYEDGVLIDTQKLTYNAPMAQFAQTKITGKTNGTYTYVAELTNDKGTTRSQTLTVRVTDASPGKAVLSHDNWDGDGNYKITMNLWWGTNATEYRLYENDQLIDTQALGAATPSAQRAVSELSGRASGTYTYRAELINEAGVTSTDKITVKVK, from the coding sequence ATGAGTAAACGATTGTTGTCCGCATTTTTAAGCGCATTGTTGATGAGTACTGCCATCTTGCCGGCGGCTGGAGCCGCTCCAGCCGATCCGGCCGTTTCGCTCGAAGCGCCTGGTGCAGCCGAATTTAAGCAGTGGAAGGAAATTTTGGAGCAGCGGGAAGAACGACTGGGTGCCGAACCCTATCTGGATCAAAGCCTTGAAGGCCTTGGTGGACAGACAACCAAAGTCATCGTGGAGCTTTCCGATAAACCCGTGGCTGTAGCGCAAGGGGAAGCGACCCTTTCCGGCCGATCATTCACCTCCTCTATGGAAACAAATGCTGTCGCGCGAGTAGAACAACAACAACAGACATTTGTACATAACCTCACAAAGAACAACATCAGCCACGAGGTCGTGGAAAACTATGAATATGCACTTAATGGAATTGCCCTTGAGATAAAAGGAAACCAGTTGGGGCAATTGATTCGTATGCCAGGGGTGGTCAGCGTTTATCCCGATACGGAAATATCTCTGGCACCAGAGAACGAAGAAGTCAATCCTTATATGAAGGATTCGGCGCCTTTCATTGGAGCCCCTGAAGTTTGGGAGCTTGGATACACGGGCGAGGGCGTCAAAGTCGGTGTCATTGATACGGGGATCGATTACGAGCATCCCAACCTCCAGGACGCCTATAAAGGCGGATGGGATTTTGTCGACAACGACGATGATCCGTACGAAACGACGCATGAAGAGTGGAAAGGTTCGGGGCAACCCGAATTTAACGAAAACGGCAGTGCATACTACACCTCTCACGGAACGCATGTTGCCGGTACCATCGCTGCCCGCGAAGCAGGCGATTTTGGCGTAAAAGGAGTAGCGCCTGAGGCCGAAATCTATGCCTACCGAGTGCTGGGCCCTTACGGCAGCGGCCAAACCTCCTGGGTTTTGGGCGGGATTGACCGTTCGGTGGAAGACAATATGGATATCATCAACCTTTCATTGGGCAATAAGTCGAACGATCCTAGTTATGTGACCTCTGTGGCGTTGAACAACGCGATGCTGGCTGGCGTCACCTCGGTCGTTGCAAGCGGCAATGATGGGCCTAATCGCTATACGTTGGGCTCGCCGGGTGCCTCGGCCATGGCGATCACGGTAGGGAATTCCACGGGACCGAGCCAGACGATTGCGGCAGATGCGCATTTTTGGATCGGCACGGAGGGCAAAGGGGAACTGCCTGAGGAACAACCCGTACCTGATGCAGAGCAAACACCCGAGTTGGGTCTTGTGCCAGAGGTAAACGATGAGGATGTCTCTGCTCAGGGCATGCCCGAGAATGGGGCAATATCCGATGATTCTTCGTTGAGCGCCCCCAAAGAGGAGCCTGCTGTTTCGGAAGAAGCCGCAGAGCACACCGAGCCTGAACAGGGAGCCGATGCTGATGGAGAATCGGGTCTTGACGAACGTGTTGCTAATGAAGAACGTCCTGTAAGTGTACCTTCTGCGCCTGCAGAAGAAGACTCCAATTCAACGCCTGCAGTGGAAGCAGGTCTTCCTGCGCTTGATGCAGCGGCTGCTGATTCTTCGTCGGTAACAGAGTCCGTTTATCATCTGGATTTGATGGGATGGAATCTTGCGGAAGACCCGGAGGCGGTCTTGAATGGAAAATACGAATTGGTGTACACCGGTTTGGGCAAACCGACGGATTTCGAAGGTAAAGAGATAAACGGTAAAATTGCGCTTATCCAACGCGGCGAGCTGGCGTTCGTGGAGAAGATCGCCAATGCCAAAGCGGCGGGCGCGGTAGCCGTCATTGTGTTTAACAATATTCCTGGCCCGATTGGGGTAAGCCTGGGGGATGATTTCGAATTCATTCCCGCCCTGAGCATGAGCAAGGAAGATGGAGAAGCCATCAAGGCTCAACTGGATGCCGGCCTTAAGGTCGAGGTCAGCTTCAGCGATTTTGTCAAAGACATGGCACCAGGCGACGAAGTATATTCTTCGAGTTCCCGCGGACCTGCCAAAGTTACGCTAGACATTAAGCCGGATGTAGTGGCGCCGGGAACAAGCATCTTGTCCACGATTCCTGCTTATGGCAAAGATGAGCCGGGAGCGGATTATACGCAGGCCTATGGCCGCAAAACGGGGACAAGCATGGCTACCCCGCATGTGGCGGGACTAACTGCTTTGCTCATCGAGAAACATCCCGATTGGACTCCTTTTGACATTAAAGCTGCGCTCATGAACAACACCAAGGTTCTGGATACTGCCAGCTATGACGTATTCGATCAAGGGGCTGGCCGCGTTCAGGCGGTTGAAGCGTTCGATCCCGAGGCTTTCGTGAAAGTCATGGACGTGACGAAATATACGGTCAGCGGCGAAGAGATCGAAAAAGAAAACATAACGGGCAGCATCAACTTTGGCAATTTCTTGAGCACGGACGAAAAAACGGTCAGCAAAACGATCAAGGTACAGGCGCTTAAGGGAGAAGGCGGCGATTATGCCGTATCCGTCAATCCGACGCGCACCGTGAACGGTGTTTCGGTATCCGTGGACAAGGCGTCCTTCACGCTGAACGGGGAGGAAGAAGTACAGGTTACGATTACAGTTCCAAAAGGCGTGACCACTGTAGGAGAAGCCCAAGGTTACCTTCAATTCAGCCATGGAACGAAAACGTACAGCGTGCCGTACGTAGCCCACTTCAATCTGACACAATCCGGCGTCAAGTATATCGAAACGAAATATGGCAATGAAACGAATCCGTTCCATTATCCGCTCAAGGCGGACGGTACGTTGGATACGTTGAACGTGGCGATGGAATTCCACAATCCGATGAATTTTGCGTTGATCGAAATTTTCAACGGCCTGGATCCGGAAGGTGGCCCTTACCAGGATGGATACATCGGGTACATTTTCGGAAATTATTATAACTTCAATGCAAATACGAGATACAATTTGGCTTGGACCGGGAATTATTTGGACTATGCGACAGAAGCAGCAATGGATATCCCGGACGGATTGTACACCGTGGATATTACGTCGATCGGAACGGACGGCAAAACGTATGTCGAAGACACGCCTCCGTTTTTGGTAAAGAAGACAGCTCCGGTCGTGACGGCTCCAGAGAAGCTTGAATTCGAACATGATGAAACGGTTGTCGTTGACGGCAGCGTGAAAGATTTGTACTTTCAGGTTGCCCCAGCGCTCCAAAGCGGCTGGAACATCGAGTTTGACCCTGCAGGCTCGTTGGACGCTGCGTATGTTGTGAAAAAGGAGGATGGATCCGTCTATGCGGAAGGCAAGTTAGACGTGCAGAACGACGGTACCTTCAGCCTTCCTTTGGAGGGCATCGAAGCCGGCGAATATGTCGTCGAGTTCAGCGTAAAAGATCAACAGGGGCTTGCCGGTACCGCCAGAACGGCGCTCAGCTTGAAGTTCACGGAGCCTGAGCCGGAAACACCGGCAACTCGGGCGCCAGGAACCCCTGTATTGTCCCACAACAACGGTCATGCCAATGGCCTGCTCGGAGGCTCGTATACCGTTAGCATGAACATGTGGTGGGGGGAGAATGCCACAAGCTACAAGCTTTATGAAGACGGCGTGTTAATCGATACCCAGAAGCTGACCTATAATGCGCCTATGGCACAATTTGCCCAAACGAAGATTACGGGCAAAACAAATGGCACCTATACGTATGTAGCAGAACTGACAAACGACAAGGGCACAACGCGCAGTCAAACGCTGACTGTCCGGGTTACCGATGCATCGCCAGGCAAGGCTGTACTTTCCCACGATAACTGGGATGGAGATGGAAACTACAAGATCACCATGAACTTGTGGTGGGGAACCAATGCGACGGAGTATCGTCTTTATGAAAATGATCAGTTGATCGATACTCAAGCACTGGGCGCAGCTACGCCTTCTGCTCAACGTGCGGTTAGCGAGCTGTCGGGTCGTGCTTCAGGTACGTATACGTACAGGGCGGAATTAATCAACGAAGCTGGAGTGACCAGCACCGATAAAATTACGGTAAAAGTGAAGTAG
- a CDS encoding class I SAM-dependent methyltransferase, translating to MQSINQWKAADYDDKLAFVSEYGKTLISWLQPQKGERILDLGCGTGDLTFEISQSGAEVVGLDASSDMIHRAKEKFPELEFIQGDAHHFEMRGRYDAVFSNAALHWMRGPELVAGRVWDVLKPGGRFVAEFGGKGNVQTIVKSLEEVIERKTGINAAERNPWYFPTIGDYTSLLEKQGFMVRQAYHYDRPTKLADGESGIEGWLANFGGDYFQGMNDDMVNAICQEVSEIVVPQLWNGNAVYADYKRIRIEAIKPECF from the coding sequence ATGCAATCCATCAACCAATGGAAGGCAGCGGATTATGATGACAAGCTGGCCTTTGTATCGGAATATGGGAAGACGCTGATCTCATGGTTACAGCCGCAGAAGGGGGAACGCATTCTCGATCTGGGCTGCGGGACGGGGGATCTAACATTCGAAATTTCGCAATCGGGAGCGGAAGTTGTTGGCTTGGACGCATCTTCTGACATGATTCACCGCGCGAAGGAGAAGTTCCCTGAGCTTGAATTTATCCAAGGCGATGCACATCACTTTGAAATGCGCGGACGTTATGATGCCGTTTTCTCGAATGCAGCCCTTCATTGGATGCGAGGCCCAGAGCTTGTTGCCGGCCGGGTATGGGACGTGTTGAAACCCGGAGGTCGCTTTGTGGCCGAGTTTGGAGGAAAGGGAAATGTGCAAACGATCGTGAAGTCGCTGGAAGAAGTGATTGAGCGCAAAACGGGCATCAACGCCGCCGAACGCAATCCGTGGTATTTTCCGACGATCGGGGATTACACCTCTCTGTTGGAAAAACAAGGCTTTATGGTTCGTCAGGCCTACCACTATGACCGTCCGACCAAATTGGCCGACGGAGAATCGGGTATTGAAGGGTGGCTCGCCAACTTTGGCGGGGATTATTTTCAAGGCATGAATGATGATATGGTTAACGCAATCTGTCAGGAAGTCAGCGAGATTGTGGTGCCGCAGTTATGGAACGGCAATGCCGTCTATGCCGATTATAAACGCATTCGGATTGAAGCGATCAAACCAGAGTGTTTTTAA
- a CDS encoding DUF402 domain-containing protein: MIQIRALKYPDIPHYEWEGQLIESTPDHVIVFCKPGRQLIHHTKNKVFTMEHASIEYFSLKEWFTAAMAVVDGEVSFTYCNVAMPSVWTDKGLQFTDLDLDLIREKDKEWVVVDEDEFESNSMMYRYPVELKSEAIDALERLKNKAMHKTFPFNLDFIRKYAFHDSLYE, from the coding sequence ATGATCCAAATCAGAGCTTTGAAATATCCGGATATTCCGCACTATGAATGGGAGGGGCAGCTGATTGAAAGTACACCCGATCATGTGATCGTCTTTTGCAAACCGGGCAGGCAGCTGATCCATCATACCAAAAACAAGGTGTTTACCATGGAACATGCGTCCATCGAATATTTTTCCCTGAAGGAATGGTTTACGGCTGCCATGGCTGTTGTCGATGGGGAGGTTTCGTTCACGTATTGCAATGTGGCCATGCCTTCTGTTTGGACTGATAAGGGGCTTCAATTTACGGATTTGGATCTGGATTTGATCCGGGAAAAGGATAAGGAATGGGTCGTCGTGGATGAGGACGAGTTCGAGTCTAACAGCATGATGTACCGATACCCAGTGGAGTTAAAGTCTGAAGCCATCGATGCGCTTGAACGCTTGAAAAACAAAGCCATGCACAAAACGTTTCCGTTTAACCTCGATTTCATCCGCAAATACGCTTTTCATGATTCATTGTATGAGTAA
- the asnB gene encoding asparagine synthase (glutamine-hydrolyzing), with protein MCGITGFIQWNRDLTQESELLVRMTDSLSNRGPDASGTWISNPCAFGHRRLSVMDPENGAQPMHAFQGDTSYTIVYNGELYNAPELKKELLQRGYHFRTQCDTEVLLTAYIEWGPACVERFNGIYAFAIWDGAREQVFMARDRLGVKPLFYSHVKDTLVFGSEPKALLLHPDVDAAVGPEGLAEVFIIGPARTPGHGVYSSMHELKPAHALIYNRDGVQIYPYWKLESAEHEHNLDETAAQIRLLLQDTLERQLASDVPVCSLLSGGLDSSALSALAVDYYNRTGQGQVSTYSVDYVDNAKHFQAHSFQPGADGPWIQRMVDELKTDHHWIEIENGDLVKALTQAMLVRDLPGMADVDSSLYLFCKEIKKGATVAISGEAADEVFGGYPWFHREEMLNSGTFPWSVAPDMRASLLSPDVREWIRPLDYLTDRYADAVAEVPVLPGEKGKTAQMRVMSYLNITRFMPTLLDRKDRMSMGAGLEVRVPYCDHRLIQYVFNIPWEMKITGGREKGILRKALEGVLPDDVLYRKKTPYPKTHNPQYLAEVKKQVLDILDDSSSPILPLIDKEKIRNLASSPDASSNLPWFGQLMSGPQLFAYLSQINSWLSTYKVSIR; from the coding sequence ATGTGCGGTATAACCGGCTTCATACAATGGAATCGGGATTTGACCCAGGAATCGGAGCTGCTTGTCCGAATGACCGACAGTTTGTCGAACCGGGGGCCCGACGCTTCAGGTACATGGATTTCCAACCCATGCGCTTTTGGTCATCGCCGGCTCAGTGTCATGGATCCGGAGAACGGAGCCCAACCGATGCATGCGTTTCAGGGAGATACCTCTTATACCATCGTGTATAACGGAGAATTATACAATGCGCCCGAGTTGAAGAAGGAACTTCTTCAGCGAGGATATCATTTCCGCACGCAATGCGACACCGAAGTGCTGTTGACCGCTTATATCGAGTGGGGACCAGCCTGCGTGGAACGCTTTAACGGCATTTATGCTTTTGCGATATGGGATGGGGCACGGGAGCAGGTATTCATGGCGCGTGACCGCCTGGGTGTCAAACCCCTGTTCTACAGCCACGTAAAGGACACGCTCGTTTTTGGTTCGGAGCCTAAAGCACTTCTTCTACATCCGGACGTGGATGCAGCCGTAGGCCCTGAAGGATTGGCAGAAGTTTTCATCATCGGTCCGGCACGAACGCCCGGCCATGGCGTATACTCCTCCATGCATGAGCTCAAGCCTGCACATGCGCTCATTTATAACAGGGATGGTGTTCAGATCTATCCGTATTGGAAGCTTGAAAGTGCGGAGCATGAGCACAATCTGGACGAAACAGCCGCCCAGATTCGTCTGCTTCTGCAAGATACGCTGGAGCGGCAGCTCGCTTCCGACGTTCCCGTATGCTCGCTGTTGTCCGGCGGACTGGACTCCAGCGCCTTGTCCGCACTCGCCGTGGACTACTATAACCGGACGGGACAGGGGCAGGTGAGTACCTATTCCGTAGATTACGTGGACAATGCCAAGCATTTTCAGGCCCATTCCTTTCAGCCGGGTGCGGACGGACCTTGGATTCAACGCATGGTCGACGAATTAAAGACGGACCATCACTGGATCGAAATCGAGAATGGCGACCTGGTCAAGGCCCTGACACAAGCGATGCTGGTACGCGATCTTCCAGGCATGGCGGATGTAGATTCTTCCTTATACTTGTTTTGCAAGGAAATTAAAAAAGGAGCTACCGTCGCCATTTCGGGCGAAGCGGCCGATGAAGTGTTCGGCGGATACCCATGGTTTCATCGGGAAGAAATGCTGAATTCGGGAACGTTCCCCTGGTCCGTTGCGCCTGACATGCGAGCCAGCTTGTTATCCCCTGACGTCCGGGAATGGATTCGTCCACTGGACTATCTCACAGACCGATATGCAGACGCTGTAGCCGAAGTACCCGTCCTTCCGGGCGAAAAGGGAAAAACGGCACAAATGAGGGTCATGTCCTACCTGAACATTACACGTTTCATGCCTACTCTGCTGGATCGCAAAGACAGGATGAGCATGGGTGCCGGTTTGGAAGTACGCGTGCCTTATTGCGATCATCGATTGATTCAGTATGTATTCAATATTCCTTGGGAAATGAAAATAACGGGAGGACGGGAAAAAGGCATTCTCCGTAAAGCACTGGAAGGTGTATTGCCGGATGATGTACTGTACCGCAAAAAAACCCCGTATCCCAAAACGCATAACCCACAATACTTGGCTGAGGTCAAAAAACAGGTGCTGGATATACTGGACGACTCGTCCTCTCCAATACTGCCCCTAATCGATAAAGAAAAAATTCGCAATCTGGCCTCCTCACCGGATGCTTCTTCCAATCTTCCGTGGTTTGGCCAGTTAATGTCGGGTCCGCAATTGTTCGCCTATTTATCGCAAATCAATTCGTGGTTGAGCACATATAAAGTAAGCATTCGTTAA
- a CDS encoding STM4011 family radical SAM protein — MKATIYYRGKLSSCNYDCPYCPFSKTVDSKETLELDKQQLRQFVDWVREQSAAGHRLSLFFNPYGEALIRSWYREAMVELSHMEHVEKVAVQTNLSVKLDWAGELNRETAAFWATYHPRETKEENFVRQCLTLRELGLDFSVGTVGLRSAFPAIESMRQALPEDVYLWVNAFKDKPNYYSVEEIRFLQSIDPLFEGNLRDYPSLGKACAAGSTVFYVQGSGHVRRCYKDRRIIGHLYRDGLESLAADRPCGMSKCGCYIGYIHMADSPFAELFGKGLLERNAITAMQR; from the coding sequence ATGAAGGCTACAATCTATTATCGCGGCAAATTGTCGTCTTGCAATTACGATTGCCCCTATTGTCCTTTCAGCAAAACGGTGGACTCGAAGGAAACGCTGGAACTCGATAAACAACAGCTGCGCCAGTTTGTGGATTGGGTGAGAGAACAGTCCGCCGCGGGTCACCGGTTGTCCCTTTTCTTTAATCCGTATGGCGAAGCGCTCATAAGAAGCTGGTACCGTGAGGCAATGGTGGAGCTTTCGCATATGGAGCATGTGGAGAAAGTGGCCGTGCAGACCAATCTGTCTGTCAAGCTGGACTGGGCCGGGGAATTGAATCGGGAAACGGCAGCCTTCTGGGCGACGTATCATCCGCGGGAAACCAAAGAGGAAAATTTTGTTAGGCAGTGTCTGACTTTGCGTGAGTTGGGACTTGATTTCAGTGTGGGAACTGTGGGGCTGCGAAGCGCCTTTCCTGCGATCGAATCGATGCGGCAGGCATTGCCGGAGGACGTATATCTGTGGGTAAATGCATTTAAGGATAAGCCCAATTATTATTCTGTTGAAGAGATCCGTTTTCTGCAATCGATCGATCCGTTGTTCGAGGGGAATTTGCGCGACTATCCGAGTTTAGGCAAAGCCTGTGCCGCTGGTTCGACGGTGTTTTATGTCCAAGGTTCCGGTCATGTGAGACGCTGCTACAAGGATCGGCGCATCATCGGTCATCTGTACCGTGACGGATTGGAATCGCTGGCGGCTGACCGGCCATGCGGCATGAGCAAATGTGGTTGTTACATTGGTTATATTCATATGGCCGATTCTCCGTTTGCAGAGCTCTTCGGCAAAGGTTTGCTTGAACGTAATGCGATCACGGCCATGCAGCGATAA
- a CDS encoding STM4012 family radical SAM protein, which translates to MDDLIQKVTPGNSVQPDSGFGLGSGPHIGLREALSIPYRSYLYSYPHKTAYRELDPPIPLGPLWEREETETYFLYMHIPFCAARCGFCNLFTLPDRRDDTHERYVDALERQARQWAPLTSRRPYSRFAIGGGTPTLLNEGQLNRLFDIAENIMGLDAHQASISVETSPDTVIDGKLSILKERRVDRVSMGIQSFIEAEAAAIYRPQKPMEVERALEKLARYSFPLLNLDLIYGLPGQTVESWLYSLERALSYEPGEIFIYPLYTRENTIVKPDDIERQGPDIRMELYKAAREVLKSRGYVQHSMRRFAKEPSVSDKRLLPYSCQEEGMVGLGCGARSYTREVHYASKYGVSYKETQSIIADYVAAERYDEADYGIVLTRDEQQRRFMLKALLHREGLALIDYKNRFGTDVMSDYSWLSELMTEGMASLEQENGQTILRLNEDGLGYSDAIGDWLISAQIRSRMEGFVFS; encoded by the coding sequence ATGGACGACTTGATTCAAAAGGTGACGCCGGGCAATTCCGTACAGCCCGACTCCGGTTTCGGACTCGGGTCCGGACCTCATATCGGACTTAGGGAAGCCCTTTCTATACCCTACCGCTCGTATTTGTACTCGTATCCTCACAAGACGGCATATCGCGAACTGGACCCGCCGATTCCGCTTGGGCCGCTCTGGGAGCGGGAAGAGACGGAGACGTATTTTTTGTACATGCATATCCCGTTTTGCGCTGCGCGCTGCGGATTTTGCAATTTGTTCACGCTGCCTGACCGGCGTGACGATACCCATGAGCGCTATGTGGATGCTCTGGAACGCCAGGCCAGGCAGTGGGCGCCGCTTACGTCGCGCAGGCCGTATTCGCGTTTTGCGATTGGCGGAGGCACCCCCACGCTCTTGAATGAAGGGCAGTTGAACCGACTGTTCGATATCGCGGAAAACATAATGGGACTTGATGCGCATCAGGCTTCCATTTCGGTCGAGACATCCCCGGATACCGTGATCGACGGAAAGTTATCCATACTGAAGGAGCGCAGGGTGGATCGTGTCAGCATGGGCATCCAGAGTTTTATCGAGGCAGAAGCGGCAGCGATCTATCGCCCGCAAAAACCGATGGAGGTTGAGCGCGCGTTGGAGAAGCTTGCCCGTTATTCGTTTCCGCTGCTCAATCTGGATCTGATCTACGGCCTGCCGGGGCAAACCGTTGAATCATGGTTATACTCCCTGGAGCGTGCACTCTCCTATGAACCTGGAGAGATTTTCATTTATCCGCTGTATACGCGCGAGAATACGATCGTAAAGCCCGATGACATTGAGCGGCAGGGGCCTGACATTCGGATGGAGTTATACAAGGCTGCTCGGGAAGTATTGAAAAGCCGGGGGTACGTGCAGCATTCCATGCGTCGGTTTGCCAAAGAGCCATCTGTTTCAGACAAGCGGCTTCTGCCTTACAGCTGTCAGGAGGAAGGCATGGTCGGGCTTGGTTGCGGTGCCCGCTCCTATACACGCGAGGTGCATTATGCTTCCAAGTATGGCGTGAGCTACAAAGAAACCCAAAGCATCATCGCCGATTATGTGGCCGCCGAACGATATGATGAAGCGGATTACGGGATCGTGCTGACCCGGGATGAACAGCAACGGCGCTTTATGCTGAAGGCTCTCCTGCATCGTGAAGGACTCGCCTTGATCGATTACAAGAACAGGTTTGGGACAGACGTTATGAGCGATTATTCATGGTTATCCGAGCTCATGACGGAAGGCATGGCGAGTTTGGAGCAGGAGAACGGCCAAACGATTTTAAGGCTGAACGAGGACGGGCTCGGTTATTCGGATGCGATCGGAGACTGGCTGATCTCGGCACAAATCCGTTCTCGGATGGAAGGATTTGTGTTCTCATGA
- a CDS encoding STM4013/SEN3800 family hydrolase, with protein MPDMNTIVGSHDLLMITLDTLRYDAAKLEEENCPNLCGTGGWEKRHTPGSFTYAAHHAFFGGFMPTPANTDKASHVRLFHSRNTGLKMHPHTWLFDTPDIVSGLAAEGYRTICIGGVIFFTKKNPLAKVLPGYFQQSYWRMNFGVTNPRSTEHQVRHALKLLEQAAPDEKLFLFLNVSAIHGPNRYFVEGAREDSVETQRAALRYVDKALGPLFDAMRKRSRPTFCLAFSDHGTCYGEDGYQGHRLAHEAVWNVPYREFFL; from the coding sequence ATGCCTGATATGAACACCATCGTGGGCTCCCATGATTTGTTGATGATTACGCTGGATACGCTTCGTTACGACGCAGCCAAGCTGGAGGAAGAGAATTGTCCCAACCTGTGCGGCACTGGCGGGTGGGAGAAACGTCATACGCCTGGCAGCTTTACTTATGCGGCCCACCATGCTTTTTTCGGCGGGTTCATGCCGACGCCCGCCAATACGGACAAAGCATCTCATGTGCGCCTGTTCCATTCCCGGAATACCGGGCTAAAGATGCACCCCCATACTTGGCTTTTTGACACCCCCGACATCGTATCCGGCCTTGCGGCGGAAGGGTACCGGACGATCTGCATCGGCGGCGTCATTTTCTTTACCAAAAAGAACCCGCTGGCCAAAGTGCTGCCCGGCTATTTCCAGCAAAGTTACTGGCGCATGAACTTTGGCGTCACGAACCCGCGTTCCACGGAACATCAGGTCCGGCATGCCTTGAAATTACTTGAACAGGCAGCGCCGGACGAAAAGTTGTTTCTGTTTCTGAACGTATCTGCCATACATGGCCCGAATCGGTATTTCGTGGAGGGGGCCCGGGAGGATTCCGTCGAAACGCAGCGGGCTGCGCTAAGGTACGTGGACAAGGCGCTCGGACCGTTGTTTGATGCGATGAGGAAGCGTTCGCGGCCGACGTTCTGTCTGGCTTTTTCCGATCACGGCACCTGTTATGGCGAGGATGGTTACCAGGGGCACCGGTTAGCGCATGAAGCAGTCTGGAACGTGCCTTACCGGGAATTTTTTTTGTAA